Genomic window (Lycium barbarum isolate Lr01 chromosome 2, ASM1917538v2, whole genome shotgun sequence):
AGTCCGTACTCACAAATTTTCAAATGAAAGGATGGTTAAATTGGATCATCCTATTGTAGTTTGACTAAATATCTTTACCTAACCAAGAATCTTGGGAAGATCAGGTAAAAgctatagagcctgtttggatgggcttatggctttaagctgaaaacaacttataagtcaaaaaaaataagttggggtagcccaacttattttttttggcttataagttgttttcagcttataagctgctttagataagttaagtcaaattgactcaattatttttttgagcttattttaaatacaaaatgactttaagctggtcagtcaaacactcaaaaaagctaaaaacagcttataagccaacttataagccaatccaaacgggctcataatctATTAAAAGGAGCTGAACGATGCAAAATTTCTGGGAGAGTGCTACAAGGTCTCCTCTATGCCCTAAATTTTAAAACGAGTCATGGGGAAAGCTTGTAAATAGTATCCTTAACATATGCAGAAAATTTTAGTAACGCAAACAACAGAAAGACATACTAATAGCAGTTATACTTGCCTCCATTCCGGAATGCACGTTAACCCATATATGGGGTTCAAATGATGCACATATTTTCCGCATAATTTGAGTCTCAGGCTCACTAAAAGGGCCAGTCCCTGGATTTTCTTCATATGGATCATAATCCTGAAAAGGAAAGATCGAACAGGGAAGAGTTGTATAAGCACATAGCTGCATCAACTTGAACCGGTAAACACAAGCTACATATTCCCAAGAATCCAGTAAAGAAATGCTAATTAACCTTCTCTTTCTTGCCCCAATCCACGCTCCAGTTCCGATTAAGATCAACTCCTCTTCCTGCCAAAAAAAGCTTTGAAATTAATTATCTTGGTACTTATCTTAAAAGTCAATTTATTAGACTCAAGACAAATAGTTTTACCATTTCTTCTTTCACAGAGATCCCCTGATTCTACAAGTTTACGCCCATTCACATTCTCCATTGGAATAACCTGATAAGACGAACAGTAGAGCATCGCCAGGTAACATTAGTTTTCAAAAGGAATTTGGTTACTCTCTAAAGTGATAACCACTAATTAGTTGAAAATCCAGGCCAGCACGAACTGAAAGATTTGACAAGCAATATAGAACTTAAATATGCATTCTATTTTCACACTTTTTGACTGCGAAATTCCAAATAGACTAAGGATTTTACCTTTATGACAAGCCTATCAAGCGTGTTATTTAAATTAAGTGGGTATGCACTGGATAAGAATTCCTCTTCACTTAAAATGGATAGAATCCTCAACGCAAGCTCCGTAGTTATGAGCTCCCTCCCATGCTGGCCAAAACTCTGGAACACAAGCAATTTATCTGTCAAAAACACCAGCAATGACCAATCTGAGATTTTCTAACACTAAAGACCAAAGCAGTATAATGTCTCGGAAAGCATTTGTCCCAGAGTCTTTTCAAAGATAACATTTTATCCCCCTcccctctctttctttttccttaCAAGTTaactatttttaaaatatattccaCTGGACATGAAGAAACCAAATAACGGACCAGAGAAAATAAACTTACAAGAAGGATCTTAAGCTTCGACTTGTCATCACAGTCTTTCCTATTCCGACAATAAGTAACTACAGTCATCTCTGCATGATATCCTTTGTTTTGAGTGGAAAATGTCTCCATCTGCATAAACATGAATTAAGATGAGATATTAAGAGAAGATGCATGTTTGTGTAGTTTTAATTTTTCTCAAGACAAAAGTTAGAAAAGGTAGAAGATAGGGGAAAACTCACAGAGAGCTTGCTTGGGTGTCTATGGACCAATGTTTCTATTTCTTCCAACAAAGCTCCCCTAGAAGATACCATAGATTGATGTCAAATAACCCGAAGTATATAGATATAAAGGAAAAACAGAACAATGTTGAAAAGTGAAGAACAATTACCtcaccccccaccccacccccaccccaaccttcccataacaacaacatacccagtgtaatcccacaagtgggatctggGGAGAGTAAGATGTACATAGGCCTTACCCCTTCCTTTgtgggtagagaggttgtttctgatagaccctcggctaaaAAAGGTGCAATCAAAACAGGATAGGAAGGAAGATAATGACACCAAAATAGCAAGATTAACAAAGCAATTGAAGTAACAAGTAGTAGTAGAAGTGAAGAATATGACAAGAAGATGAGAAAAGGAGACTCGCTCCCTGCTTCTCCCCCGCCACCCAATTttaacccccaaaaaaaaagcAGAAGAGCAGTGGAGCAAGTAATGGCCTTTCTTGATCCGCAACATATAAATCCTTTATATCCATTAAATTCAAATCCTCTATATCCATTAAATTCTATTCAGGGTCCATTTCAAACCAATACTACCTAATTTTCCTTTTTAACTCATAATTTTTCTAAATTCAGAAAAAACAGAACACTGAtgcaaaaagaaaagaagaaagtcATCACCTTTCTTAATATAGTTCCATCAAATTGAATTAATTGCACAACTTTAACGAAACTGATATCCATAAAAGTTCATTTCCAGTCTAAGAAATTAATATGCTAACCTACTTACATCAATCAACAGTCCTAGTTACCACAACTTGTAATAATAACCTTCAACAAAGACTCACAAATCACTACCCAAATTGGATCACAAAATCAAATTCAACaagcaagaagaaaaaaaaaaaaaactcaaaatatAGTTCTATCAAGTTGAATTAATTGCAAAAACCTTAATGAAACTAATATCCATTAAAGTTCATTTTCACACTAAGTAATCACTATGCTAACCTACTTACATCAATAAACATCATCCAAGACTCCTAGTTATCACAATCACTACCCAAATTGGATCATAAGATTAAATtcaataagcaaaaaaaaaaaaaaaaactcaaaatatTTACCTGGTATGATAAAGATCGTGATTGATGGGAGTAAGAGGAATCTGCGTGGCATTGTTAGAATCTCCATTAACTAAAGAAGCACAGATTACAATAATCACAGCTCCACAAAGCAAAATTAACGGCGAAAAATACAAACGTCGTCTACGACGAAACCCCATTTAAATTACATAAACAAACACCAACAACATACGACTTTTGTTGTTTAAATCAACCCCAAAtgtctctttttccttttttttttttttttcttttgacaaTTCCAAAAAATTACGATGTAGG
Coding sequences:
- the LOC132628195 gene encoding uncharacterized protein LOC132628195, whose translation is MGFRRRRRLYFSPLILLCGAVIIVICASLVNGDSNNATQIPLTPINHDLYHTRGALLEEIETLVHRHPSKLSMETFSTQNKGYHAEMTVVTYCRNRKDCDDKSKLKILLSFGQHGRELITTELALRILSILSEEEFLSSAYPLNLNNTLDRLVIKVIPMENVNGRKLVESGDLCERRNGRGVDLNRNWSVDWGKKEKDYDPYEENPGTGPFSEPETQIMRKICASFEPHIWVNVHSGMEALFMPYDHKNTTPDGLPSQRMRLMLEKLNRFQLKDRCLVGSGGGSVGYLAHGTATDYMYDIARVPMSFTFEIYGDSTASSKDCFKMFNPTDITTFNKVLNDWSAAFFTLFSLGGVQMKELHPNATGSSFEKWVSIDDYLNGYLMERKSRYGKKMEVLELGMQEIRTYFRLFLLSSVLLMFMFCSRISKSGRQIVSAMSL